One genomic segment of Deltaproteobacteria bacterium includes these proteins:
- a CDS encoding cytochrome C: MPQVRSYPLLVLVLFTGLLMLSGCSDNSTTAVFDPDSGHPSGWIASHPSFALPDAGDCTNCHGTDLGG, translated from the coding sequence ATGCCACAGGTAAGATCCTATCCACTGCTCGTACTCGTGCTTTTCACCGGCCTTCTCATGCTTTCGGGATGCAGCGACAACAGCACCACGGCGGTCTTCGACCCGGATAGCGGCCATCCCTCCGGGTGGATCGCCTCCCATCCTTCCTTCGCCCTGCCCGATGCGGGCGACTGCACGAACTGCCACGGGACCGACCTCGGAGG
- a CDS encoding arsenate reductase ArsC produces the protein MGKPKVLLLCTGNACRSQMAEGVVTRRLGDALDVFSAGTHPAGVHPYASRVLEEEGIDTSRQYSKHVDELGHVRFDLVVTLCGHADRHCPEFQNAEERVHMPFEDPIYATGTEEQVLSVFRGSRDEIERRLVPFLREYFDIDEHS, from the coding sequence ATGGGCAAACCGAAGGTACTTCTCCTCTGCACCGGCAACGCCTGCCGGTCACAGATGGCCGAGGGGGTGGTCACGAGGCGTCTCGGCGACGCGCTCGACGTCTTCTCGGCGGGGACCCATCCGGCGGGGGTCCACCCCTACGCGAGCAGGGTCCTCGAAGAGGAGGGTATCGATACGAGCCGCCAGTATTCCAAGCACGTGGATGAGCTCGGGCATGTACGGTTCGACCTCGTCGTGACCCTCTGCGGCCACGCCGACAGACACTGCCCCGAGTTCCAGAACGCGGAAGAGCGCGTCCACATGCCCTTCGAGGATCCGATCTACGCCACGGGGACGGAGGAGCAGGTTCTCTCCGTCTTCAGGGGGTCGAGGGACGAGATCGAGCGCAGGCTCGTTCCATTCCTGCGGGAATACTTCGACATCGATGAGCACTCCTGA
- a CDS encoding tRNA (adenine-N1)-methyltransferase: MNPLSAGEDVILLDSKGREYLVTLKEGQAFSTHRGMLPHDLIIGREEGTVVTTERGDEYTAFRPTFNQFVLNLKRTAQIIYPKDIGPILLWADIHPGAFVVEGGAGWGALTIALLRAIGEKGRLVTYEIREDFAKKAEENVRRFLGDAPNHELRRGDIYEGITEREVDRIILDLPEPWRAVTHAASSLRSGGILLAYLPTIIQVRELCEAVRNLKTFTEPEVFEVSHRPWNVKGRSVRPVSWVFSHSAFIIVTRKTLLPEYRNIDDE, from the coding sequence GTGAACCCCCTTTCCGCCGGAGAGGACGTCATCCTCCTGGACAGCAAGGGAAGGGAATACCTGGTCACCCTGAAGGAGGGGCAGGCCTTCTCGACCCACCGGGGGATGCTCCCACACGACCTCATCATCGGGAGAGAGGAGGGGACGGTGGTCACCACGGAGCGGGGTGACGAATACACCGCCTTCCGTCCCACCTTCAACCAGTTCGTCCTGAACCTGAAAAGGACGGCCCAGATCATCTATCCGAAGGACATCGGGCCCATCCTTTTGTGGGCCGACATCCACCCGGGGGCCTTCGTCGTCGAGGGGGGTGCCGGATGGGGAGCACTCACCATCGCCCTTCTTCGGGCCATCGGGGAAAAGGGGAGACTCGTTACCTACGAGATACGGGAGGACTTCGCGAAAAAGGCCGAGGAGAACGTACGGCGCTTTCTCGGGGACGCCCCCAACCACGAGCTGAGGCGCGGCGACATCTACGAGGGAATTACGGAGAGGGAGGTGGACAGGATCATCCTGGACCTTCCGGAACCGTGGAGGGCCGTCACCCACGCCGCATCGTCCCTTCGAAGCGGCGGCATCCTCCTCGCCTACCTCCCCACGATCATCCAGGTGAGGGAGCTGTGCGAAGCCGTGCGCAACCTGAAAACCTTCACCGAGCCCGAGGTCTTCGAGGTGTCCCACCGGCCCTGGAACGTGAAGGGCCGGTCGGTGCGCCCCGTCTCGTGGGTCTTCTCCCACAGCGCCTTCATCATCGTCACCCGGAAGACCCTCCTGCCGGAATATCGAAACATAGATGATGAATGA
- a CDS encoding FAD-dependent oxidoreductase gives MRYLILGSGPAGVNAAKILKEREGDAEITVATEEFKPLYFRPNLPELIFGDLDEETILSPLGKDVAGAGVEILFGARAKRIDTSHNRVLFTDGTEREYNFLLIATGATPQTPPAISSSQGTFLTLNSLADAVRIKGRALRSDTALVYGPGYLGIETARALRRLGLQVVWINPGLPRFGNPITGEVELRAKEILKERGVKVFDGADIADIIDVDGNKYRVITTGGQKVECTLVVMATERTPRIEFLDGSGIKTGNGILVDEYLRTNVSNVFAAGDCAEILDVNRGINMINFGWRSALKQGELAGWNMAGKDMMFIKNQEDYFGLLVGTSILDRWPK, from the coding sequence GTGCGGTATCTTATCCTTGGAAGCGGTCCGGCGGGCGTGAACGCCGCCAAAATCCTCAAGGAGAGGGAGGGGGACGCGGAGATCACAGTAGCGACGGAGGAGTTCAAGCCCCTCTATTTCAGGCCGAACCTCCCCGAGCTGATATTCGGCGACCTCGACGAAGAGACGATCCTCTCGCCCCTGGGAAAGGACGTCGCCGGGGCGGGCGTGGAGATACTCTTCGGTGCGAGGGCCAAGCGGATCGATACGAGCCACAACCGGGTGCTCTTCACCGACGGAACCGAGCGGGAGTACAACTTTCTTCTGATCGCAACGGGGGCCACCCCCCAGACCCCGCCGGCCATATCCTCCTCGCAGGGGACGTTTTTGACGCTGAATTCCCTTGCCGATGCGGTGCGGATCAAGGGCAGGGCCCTGCGGTCGGACACGGCGCTGGTGTACGGCCCCGGCTACCTGGGCATAGAGACGGCCAGGGCGCTCCGCCGCCTGGGCCTCCAGGTGGTCTGGATAAACCCGGGTCTTCCCCGGTTCGGAAACCCCATAACGGGGGAGGTCGAGCTGCGTGCGAAGGAGATCCTCAAGGAGCGGGGCGTAAAGGTGTTCGACGGGGCCGATATCGCGGACATCATCGACGTGGACGGGAACAAGTACCGGGTGATAACGACCGGGGGTCAGAAGGTGGAATGCACCCTCGTCGTCATGGCCACGGAGCGCACCCCGCGGATAGAGTTTCTCGACGGGAGCGGCATAAAGACGGGGAACGGCATCCTGGTGGATGAATATCTGCGGACCAATGTCTCGAACGTGTTTGCCGCCGGTGACTGCGCGGAGATCCTGGACGTGAACAGAGGGATAAACATGATCAATTTCGGCTGGAGGAGCGCCCTGAAGCAGGGAGAGCTCGCGGGGTGGAACATGGCCGGAAAGGACATGATGTTCATCAAGAACCAGGAGGACTACTTCGGCCTGCTGGTGGGGACGAGCATTCTCGACAGATGGCCGAAATAA
- a CDS encoding thiamine biosynthesis protein ThiS — MIRVLLVQQKKELQVPGPATVSKILDEIGVKKTTTVVVSEKRILTPDRTVEDGTVLEVISVVSGG, encoded by the coding sequence ATGATCAGGGTTCTGCTCGTGCAGCAGAAAAAAGAGCTCCAGGTCCCCGGACCCGCGACGGTCTCGAAGATACTCGACGAGATCGGCGTGAAGAAGACGACCACCGTCGTGGTGAGCGAAAAGAGGATACTCACGCCCGACAGGACCGTCGAGGACGGCACGGTCCTGGAAGTGATCTCCGTGGTCTCGGGGGGGTAA
- a CDS encoding cytochrome C codes for MKNLFAKITLVIILTAVIAAFFACAERRYEVVWHPEELDKKPLCSECHEDDKTALDHTADYIERHKFYSSQQQETCAVCHKQSFCADCHANYEEIKPSDKYKDSPERALPHRGDYITQHQIDGKINPASCFKCHGRQNNRGCKRCHR; via the coding sequence ATGAAGAACCTCTTCGCCAAGATTACGCTCGTTATCATTTTAACCGCGGTCATCGCGGCCTTTTTCGCCTGCGCCGAACGCAGGTACGAGGTCGTCTGGCACCCCGAGGAGCTGGATAAAAAACCCCTGTGCAGCGAGTGCCACGAGGACGACAAGACGGCGCTGGACCACACGGCTGATTACATAGAGAGGCACAAGTTCTACTCTTCCCAGCAGCAGGAGACCTGCGCGGTCTGCCACAAGCAGTCCTTCTGCGCGGACTGCCACGCCAACTACGAGGAGATCAAGCCGAGCGACAAGTACAAGGACTCCCCCGAGCGGGCACTCCCCCACCGGGGGGACTACATAACCCAGCACCAGATCGACGGGAAGATCAACCCGGCTTCCTGCTTCAAGTGCCACGGCCGCCAGAACAACAGGGGGTGCAAGCGATGCCACAGGTAA
- the phnD gene encoding phosphate/phosphite/phosphonate ABC transporter substrate-binding protein — protein sequence MVEKRVKPGGAKLAAHAAIFLLLILFAGCEKKEARAPVSPPRPPEAKNMEGSLTIGLIPEHNIFTQLERYEPLARYLSEKIGREIELKVLSQYGNIIDNFVSKGLDGAFFGSFTYALAHRKLGVEALARPETFSGAISYHGIIFVRKDSGITTTADMRGKRFALVDKATTAGYLLPLHFFIANDVPDYRTYLKEVYFAGTHEDAIYDVLNRKADIGAAKSTVFERIATLDNRLIDELIILAKSPEVPENALAVRKDLDASVKDKLKNSLLTMQDEPEGRNVLKRFGAKRFIETRDSNYEPIYRYTREIGLNLNTYDYRNE from the coding sequence ATGGTAGAAAAACGGGTCAAACCAGGGGGGGCGAAACTTGCCGCACACGCCGCCATCTTTTTGCTGCTGATTCTCTTTGCGGGCTGCGAGAAGAAGGAGGCCAGAGCGCCCGTCAGTCCGCCCAGGCCACCGGAAGCAAAGAACATGGAAGGCTCCCTCACCATCGGGCTCATCCCCGAGCACAACATCTTCACCCAGCTGGAGAGGTACGAGCCCCTCGCACGCTACCTCTCGGAGAAGATCGGCAGGGAAATAGAGCTGAAAGTGCTCTCCCAGTATGGCAACATCATCGACAATTTCGTTTCAAAAGGGCTCGATGGGGCCTTTTTTGGAAGTTTCACCTACGCGCTGGCACACAGAAAACTGGGTGTTGAAGCACTCGCCAGACCGGAGACCTTCTCGGGCGCCATCTCCTATCACGGTATAATCTTCGTTCGGAAAGACAGCGGTATCACGACCACCGCGGACATGCGCGGCAAGCGATTCGCCCTCGTGGACAAGGCAACGACGGCAGGATATCTTCTCCCTCTCCATTTCTTCATCGCGAACGACGTACCCGATTACAGAACCTACCTGAAAGAGGTCTACTTCGCGGGGACCCACGAGGACGCGATCTACGACGTCCTGAACAGAAAAGCGGACATTGGGGCAGCAAAAAGCACCGTTTTCGAGAGGATCGCAACGCTCGATAACCGGTTGATAGACGAGCTGATCATCCTCGCGAAATCCCCTGAGGTTCCGGAGAACGCCCTCGCCGTGCGGAAAGACCTCGATGCATCGGTCAAAGACAAACTGAAAAATTCCCTGCTCACGATGCAAGACGAGCCGGAGGGCAGAAACGTGTTGAAACGGTTCGGAGCGAAGAGGTTCATCGAGACGAGAGACAGCAACTACGAGCCCATCTATCGCTACACCCGGGAGATAGGTCTAAACCTCAACACCTACGATTACCGGAACGAATAG
- a CDS encoding tRNA(Ile)-lysidine synthetase produces MKCRRCKNNEAEVILRRHNAVFCRDCFLPFFENQVKRAISEHGLFEKHDRIAVCVSGGKDSLVLWDVLLRLGYRADGLYINLGIGEYSRQSQEKVDAFAAAKGLKAIIVDLPGEGMDLPSVTAALRKKECSVCGVIKRHFFNAVPRNRGYTVVATGHNLDDEASRLLGNFLQWNTKYIEKQHPLLKETPSGMMRKVKPLVRLTEYETACYALIRGIDYMLYECPYARGATSMVYKDALNSIEEKIPGTKARFLYGLLAGELSGLGRKMEGAGENAGDTNGLACGSCGEPTYTELCGYCRLRAAVTEKREKRSKGALR; encoded by the coding sequence GTGAAGTGCAGGCGGTGCAAGAATAACGAGGCGGAGGTGATCCTGCGGCGCCACAATGCCGTCTTCTGCCGGGACTGCTTCCTCCCCTTTTTCGAGAACCAGGTGAAGCGGGCGATATCGGAGCACGGGCTCTTCGAGAAGCACGACCGCATCGCCGTCTGCGTCTCCGGCGGTAAGGACTCGCTCGTTCTGTGGGACGTCCTCCTCCGGCTGGGATACCGGGCCGACGGCCTCTACATCAACCTGGGCATCGGTGAATACTCCCGGCAGTCACAGGAAAAGGTCGACGCTTTTGCCGCCGCGAAGGGGCTGAAAGCGATCATCGTAGACCTGCCGGGGGAGGGGATGGACCTGCCGTCGGTAACGGCGGCGCTGCGGAAGAAGGAGTGTTCGGTCTGCGGGGTCATCAAGCGCCATTTTTTCAACGCCGTGCCCCGCAACCGGGGGTATACCGTCGTGGCAACGGGCCACAACTTAGACGACGAGGCCTCCCGGCTGCTCGGGAACTTTCTCCAGTGGAACACGAAATATATCGAGAAGCAGCACCCCCTTTTGAAGGAGACGCCCTCGGGAATGATGCGGAAGGTAAAGCCCCTCGTACGGCTCACGGAGTACGAGACCGCATGCTACGCCCTCATCCGGGGGATAGACTACATGCTCTACGAGTGCCCCTACGCTCGGGGGGCAACCTCGATGGTCTACAAGGATGCCCTAAACAGCATCGAGGAGAAGATACCGGGCACGAAGGCGCGCTTTCTCTACGGCCTGCTCGCGGGCGAGCTCTCCGGGCTCGGCAGGAAAATGGAGGGCGCCGGTGAGAACGCCGGGGACACAAACGGCCTTGCGTGCGGCTCCTGCGGGGAGCCCACCTACACGGAGCTGTGCGGGTACTGCAGGCTCAGGGCCGCCGTCACGGAAAAGAGGGAGAAGAGATCGAAGGGGGCTCTGAGGTGA